From Chryseobacterium sp. H1D6B, a single genomic window includes:
- a CDS encoding anti-sigma factor produces the protein MNTKEYITSGIIESYILGSASNEEAGILECVMKNNAEVKAAFEEVQQTLEDLATAQAVTPPNDLKSKIWNKIQQEQHAKSIETAVPIEIPGINAQEDHKEIAIKNNNSWKTYAVAASVLFLVSIAGNLFWMNNQSKNKEEMAKMKTEKQSQDLALQRMQQKWNMLSSPDMQMVVLKGVEKHPDSKAMVFWDKKSKEVYLNAEDLPKAPEGMQYQLWAIADGKPVNAGMYTEEKDSRIALSSIPNAQAFAITLEKQGGSAAPTMENMYVMGGI, from the coding sequence TTGAACACTAAGGAATACATAACGTCCGGAATTATAGAATCTTATATTCTAGGTTCTGCTTCTAATGAGGAGGCAGGAATTTTGGAGTGTGTGATGAAAAACAATGCCGAAGTAAAAGCGGCCTTTGAAGAGGTACAGCAGACTTTGGAAGATTTGGCGACAGCACAAGCTGTAACGCCTCCAAATGATTTAAAATCTAAAATTTGGAATAAAATTCAACAGGAACAGCATGCTAAAAGTATAGAAACTGCGGTTCCAATAGAAATCCCCGGCATAAACGCTCAGGAAGATCATAAAGAAATTGCAATCAAGAATAATAATAGCTGGAAAACATATGCTGTTGCAGCTTCGGTTTTATTCTTGGTAAGCATAGCAGGAAACTTATTTTGGATGAATAATCAATCCAAGAATAAAGAAGAAATGGCAAAAATGAAGACTGAAAAACAGTCTCAGGATCTTGCTCTTCAAAGAATGCAGCAAAAATGGAACATGTTATCAAGCCCGGATATGCAGATGGTTGTGTTAAAAGGAGTGGAAAAACATCCGGACTCCAAAGCAATGGTTTTCTGGGACAAAAAATCTAAAGAAGTATATTTGAATGCTGAAGATTTACCGAAAGCACCAGAAGGAATGCAGTATCAGCTTTGGGCCATTGCAGATGGAAAACCGGTAAATGCAGGAATGTATACTGAGGAAAAAGACAGCAGGATTGCTCTTTCAAGTATCCCTAATGCACAGGCTTTCGCCATAACTCTTGAAAAACAGGGTGGAAGTGCAGCTCCTACCATGGAGAATATGTATGTAATGGGAGGAATTTAA